The following proteins are co-located in the Roseiconus lacunae genome:
- a CDS encoding FAD-dependent oxidoreductase: MQTPEEAAGGPGQFVLYWMHNALRAHENPALDAAICFARQNGLPLLVYHGLSEQYPYASDRHHAFMLQGHRDVQRELEDRGIVAAFHLQRCGQRGPYLRNLARSAAVLVTEEMPVQPIVGWMERLVATCQTPVATVDCACLAPVTAVGRPFTRAFQFREAVQDIHDHALQTSYVEQPIDVAMCDLDDLKRRFDLHPLSLQDADLASLIGCCRVDHSVAPVAETPGGSKAGYARWEAFKKNGLADYEATRNDPLAASGASRMSAYLHYGMVSPFRIAREADALNATKYLDELLTWRELAFHFCFHHPDDIDSLDAVPTWAKECLRDHRDDPREKDCSWESLARGRSGHPLWDSAQRSLLKHGELHNNVRMTWGKAFLNWTLCPERALQLALDLNHRYALDGRNPSSYGGVLWCFGQFDRPFSPEQPIFGKVRTRELKTHAKRLNLDRYRMKVDRPIAARLPNVAIIGAGIGGLIAARVLSDHGINVSVFERREQVGGRTAALHMPSGQGDRDVTFDLGAQYFTARHSTFCRYVNGWVQDGIVQSWLGKIVSIDGNGRLLDESHDRPRYVGVPSMNAMAIHLAKDLPVTFAKQVIAVEAEGERWRLRFADGEQNGPFDLVLSNCPAPETFDLIGGLTSLGRKIRRVKMRPCWAAMLTNDRLVDLSFDAAFVRSGPLSWIASSDGKPGRKSGGHWVAHASADWSLEHAKDSPERVADHLGKAFAEAIGRSYETSWRVSTHFWENSETTEPLDVDCLFDFTTGLGACGDWCRGRRLESAFISGIALAGAVLRRYTIDRPPAPRGQASQPRLFV, translated from the coding sequence GTGCAGACACCAGAGGAAGCTGCCGGCGGTCCCGGCCAGTTTGTTTTGTACTGGATGCACAATGCGCTACGTGCGCATGAGAATCCGGCTTTGGACGCAGCGATTTGTTTTGCGCGTCAAAACGGTTTGCCACTGTTGGTCTACCATGGCTTGAGCGAACAGTATCCGTATGCTTCGGATCGTCATCACGCGTTCATGTTACAGGGGCATCGTGATGTTCAGCGTGAACTAGAAGATCGCGGGATCGTGGCCGCGTTCCACTTGCAGCGTTGCGGCCAGCGCGGTCCATATCTGCGAAATCTTGCGCGAAGTGCGGCGGTATTAGTGACCGAGGAGATGCCGGTCCAGCCCATCGTCGGTTGGATGGAACGACTCGTCGCAACTTGTCAGACGCCGGTCGCGACGGTGGATTGTGCGTGTTTGGCTCCCGTGACCGCCGTCGGGCGACCATTCACCCGTGCGTTTCAGTTCCGTGAGGCGGTCCAAGACATCCATGACCATGCCTTGCAGACGTCTTACGTGGAACAGCCGATTGATGTCGCGATGTGTGACCTGGATGACTTAAAGCGTCGCTTCGACTTGCATCCGCTGTCACTGCAGGATGCCGATCTGGCGTCCTTGATCGGTTGTTGTCGAGTCGATCATTCCGTCGCCCCGGTCGCGGAAACGCCTGGCGGTTCGAAGGCAGGATACGCACGGTGGGAAGCGTTTAAAAAGAATGGCTTAGCAGATTACGAAGCGACGCGGAATGATCCGTTAGCGGCTAGTGGCGCAAGTCGGATGAGTGCGTACCTACACTACGGTATGGTCAGTCCATTTCGGATCGCGCGTGAAGCGGATGCTTTAAACGCAACGAAGTATCTTGATGAGCTGCTGACATGGCGTGAACTGGCGTTCCATTTCTGTTTTCATCATCCCGACGACATCGATTCGCTTGATGCCGTCCCCACGTGGGCCAAAGAGTGCTTGCGTGATCACCGCGATGATCCACGTGAAAAAGATTGTAGTTGGGAGTCGCTCGCCCGCGGTCGGTCGGGGCATCCGCTTTGGGACTCTGCTCAACGTAGTCTGCTCAAGCACGGCGAACTTCACAACAACGTGAGAATGACTTGGGGAAAGGCGTTCTTAAACTGGACGCTTTGCCCCGAGCGGGCGTTGCAGCTGGCGTTGGATTTAAACCATCGCTACGCACTCGATGGTCGAAACCCGTCGTCTTACGGTGGAGTATTGTGGTGCTTCGGTCAATTCGATCGGCCATTTTCCCCCGAGCAACCGATTTTTGGAAAGGTCCGTACGCGTGAATTAAAAACACACGCCAAGCGGCTTAACTTGGATCGCTATCGAATGAAAGTCGATCGCCCAATCGCGGCACGATTGCCGAACGTGGCGATCATTGGTGCCGGCATCGGCGGATTGATCGCGGCGAGAGTGTTGAGTGATCACGGCATCAACGTTTCGGTCTTTGAGCGTCGTGAGCAAGTCGGGGGACGCACCGCAGCCTTGCACATGCCGTCCGGTCAAGGCGATCGCGACGTAACGTTTGATCTGGGGGCACAGTACTTTACGGCTAGGCATTCGACGTTTTGTCGCTACGTCAACGGATGGGTCCAAGACGGCATCGTTCAATCGTGGCTAGGGAAGATCGTTTCCATCGATGGGAACGGCAGGCTTTTGGACGAGTCACACGACCGGCCACGCTACGTCGGTGTTCCGTCGATGAACGCGATGGCGATTCATTTGGCCAAAGACCTGCCGGTCACGTTCGCCAAGCAAGTCATCGCCGTCGAAGCGGAAGGTGAACGATGGCGTTTACGGTTTGCTGACGGCGAACAAAACGGGCCGTTCGATCTTGTGCTGAGTAATTGCCCGGCACCGGAAACATTTGATTTAATCGGCGGTTTGACATCACTGGGGCGGAAGATTCGTCGCGTGAAGATGCGTCCTTGTTGGGCCGCGATGTTGACGAACGATCGCTTGGTCGATCTTTCTTTTGACGCGGCGTTTGTGCGTTCGGGGCCGCTGTCATGGATTGCGTCGAGCGATGGAAAACCAGGGCGGAAAAGCGGCGGGCATTGGGTGGCCCATGCGTCGGCGGATTGGTCGCTCGAGCATGCCAAGGATTCGCCTGAACGGGTTGCCGATCATCTTGGGAAGGCATTTGCGGAAGCGATCGGCAGGTCGTATGAAACGTCTTGGCGCGTGTCGACGCACTTTTGGGAGAACAGCGAAACCACCGAGCCCTTGGACGTCGATTGTTTGTTTGACTTTACGACAGGCCTGGGGGCATGCGGTGATTGGTGTCGCGGACGCAGGCTAGAGTCGGCGTTTATCAGCGGGATCGCCTTAGCCGGCGCGGTCCTCCGTCGCTACACTATCGATCGACCGCCAGCACCGCGGGGGCAGGCAAGCCAACCGCGGTTGTTCGTCTAG
- the hpnE gene encoding hydroxysqualene dehydroxylase HpnE — MSADPIAIVGGGLAGMAAAEWITRHSPGTPVVIFESKRRLGGRAGSFRDATGEVDYCQHVAMGCCSNFVDLMRQCSLLSHFRRLQELTFLHPDHPPSRFAANRWLPAPLHLLSTIDGLRFLSSSQRSEVKRGLLVLMRTPSESLQNTVADQWLRQIGQSDRTIAEFWDVILVSALGELSSRVSMVAARKVLIDGFAATRGASDVLVPTLPLADLFGRRLADQLRRRGVTIRQGCRVRHINPDRSLLVQSNEDDEQRIEPSAVICAVPWFGLRRLFQHWDAADRTPLPHLERIDSFPSSPITGVHLWFDRPITTMDQAVLVGTVSQWIFRNPISIGEAAVIGEAEGGGPSSGGDQVGDGHGAAIESDCQHYYQVIVSASAGALVEGKQSFLHTVLDELKQFFPAAESARLVRSRLVTDPESVFSIQPEVESERPGAMTGLNWLYLAGDWVQTGWPSTMEGAVISGRQAASACMRHTGLEHLEPIPLRPPPGLLARCLIRR, encoded by the coding sequence GTGAGCGCCGACCCGATCGCGATCGTCGGAGGCGGTTTGGCGGGCATGGCTGCGGCGGAATGGATCACACGTCATTCGCCCGGAACTCCCGTGGTGATCTTCGAATCGAAACGCCGGCTCGGCGGACGGGCAGGCTCCTTTCGTGATGCGACAGGCGAGGTGGATTATTGTCAACACGTTGCGATGGGATGTTGCAGCAACTTTGTCGATTTGATGCGGCAGTGTTCGTTGCTATCGCATTTTCGTCGTCTGCAAGAGTTGACGTTTCTGCATCCCGATCATCCGCCCAGTCGGTTTGCCGCGAATCGGTGGTTGCCCGCACCGCTGCATTTGCTCTCGACCATCGACGGCTTGCGTTTTCTTTCTTCGTCGCAGCGATCGGAGGTCAAGCGTGGGCTGTTGGTTTTAATGAGGACACCGAGCGAGTCGTTGCAAAACACGGTCGCCGATCAATGGTTGCGGCAAATCGGACAATCAGATCGAACGATCGCTGAGTTTTGGGATGTGATCCTGGTAAGTGCCTTGGGCGAGCTTTCCAGTCGCGTTTCGATGGTGGCGGCGCGGAAGGTCCTGATCGATGGCTTTGCCGCGACACGTGGGGCGAGCGATGTATTGGTGCCAACGTTGCCGCTCGCTGATCTATTCGGGCGACGTTTGGCTGATCAGTTGCGGCGACGTGGAGTAACGATTCGGCAGGGTTGCAGGGTCCGTCATATCAATCCCGATCGATCGCTTTTGGTTCAAAGTAACGAGGATGATGAGCAACGGATTGAGCCATCAGCCGTCATCTGCGCTGTGCCTTGGTTTGGCCTGCGGCGATTGTTTCAGCACTGGGACGCGGCGGATCGAACACCTCTCCCTCATCTGGAGAGGATTGATTCGTTTCCAAGTTCACCGATCACGGGCGTGCATCTTTGGTTCGATCGCCCGATCACGACGATGGATCAAGCGGTGCTAGTGGGAACGGTTTCTCAGTGGATCTTTCGGAATCCCATTTCGATCGGCGAGGCAGCGGTAATCGGTGAAGCCGAGGGGGGCGGTCCATCGAGCGGGGGTGATCAAGTCGGGGACGGGCACGGGGCAGCGATTGAATCGGATTGCCAGCATTACTACCAAGTCATCGTGAGTGCTTCGGCGGGGGCATTGGTCGAGGGAAAGCAGTCGTTTTTACACACGGTGCTCGACGAACTGAAGCAGTTTTTTCCGGCAGCAGAGTCGGCACGACTGGTTCGCTCTCGGTTGGTGACCGATCCTGAGAGTGTCTTTTCGATTCAACCGGAAGTGGAGTCGGAGCGGCCTGGGGCGATGACGGGGTTGAATTGGCTGTACCTGGCCGGCGATTGGGTGCAAACCGGTTGGCCGTCGACCATGGAAGGGGCTGTTATCAGCGGACGTCAGGCGGCCAGCGCGTGTATGAGACACACTGGGCTTGAGCATCTTGAGCCGATCCCACTGCGCCCGCCTCCCGGCCTCTTGGCACGGTGCCTGATTCGACGATGA
- a CDS encoding phytoene/squalene synthase family protein: MQSTRQINRSYQDVRRIARQSGSSFYRSFWLLPRRKRNAMCALYAFARVTDDIGDCNEPAALRTRWLDWWRRTTALNLITDQAKKGVLLASGLPTDTSDWPIDLVTKAQQIFPALHDTVHQFKIPSRYLLEIIDGVLADQQKTRFDTYEQLEHYCYLVASAVGLACLHIWEFEEPLPSQAAIDCGLAFQLTNILRDISEDARRGRIYLPRQHFAQHGLGEDDLLHPRADDRLACLVEDEIRRAKVLYASGWGVWDSLGPDGRPMFSMMWRTYRRLLDRIAQDPRAVVTRRVRLSTRERWGLVSQHFIPPLFRRLPLPPHEVEEVRS; this comes from the coding sequence ATGCAATCCACGCGACAGATCAATCGCAGCTATCAAGATGTTCGCCGCATCGCACGGCAGAGCGGGAGCAGTTTCTACCGCTCGTTTTGGTTGTTGCCCCGCAGGAAACGCAATGCGATGTGCGCGCTCTACGCGTTTGCCCGCGTGACCGATGACATCGGGGATTGCAACGAACCGGCGGCGCTTCGCACCCGATGGCTTGATTGGTGGCGACGGACGACGGCGCTTAATCTGATCACCGACCAGGCGAAAAAAGGCGTCTTGCTGGCCTCTGGTTTGCCGACCGACACGTCGGATTGGCCGATCGATCTGGTCACCAAAGCACAGCAAATTTTCCCGGCACTGCACGACACCGTCCATCAGTTTAAGATCCCTTCACGTTACTTGTTGGAGATCATCGACGGTGTACTCGCCGATCAGCAAAAGACACGTTTCGATACCTACGAGCAACTCGAGCACTACTGCTATTTAGTCGCGTCGGCAGTCGGGTTGGCTTGTTTACACATTTGGGAATTTGAGGAACCGCTACCATCACAAGCAGCGATCGATTGCGGCTTGGCATTCCAGCTCACCAACATCTTGCGCGATATCTCTGAGGACGCGAGACGCGGTCGTATTTATCTGCCGCGTCAGCACTTCGCCCAGCATGGACTCGGCGAAGATGACTTGCTGCACCCGCGTGCCGATGATCGTCTCGCCTGTCTGGTCGAAGACGAAATCCGACGAGCAAAGGTGCTCTATGCCAGTGGGTGGGGCGTCTGGGATTCTCTTGGCCCCGACGGGCGGCCGATGTTTTCGATGATGTGGCGGACTTACAGACGCTTGCTTGACCGAATCGCTCAAGATCCCCGCGCGGTCGTGACACGCCGGGTGCGATTGTCGACGAGAGAACGATGGGGGCTCGTCTCGCAGCATTTTATCCCGCCATTGTTTCGTCGATTGCCCTTGCCACCGCACGAAGTCGAAGAGGTTCGTTCGTGA